The DNA region AATAGTAGTGATGTCATCAAAAAGAACCACCTATCTATAAAGATGAATAAAtaatagtactccctctgtcccaatttatgtggtaccGTTTGATTAGACACGGAGTTCAACACATTTGTGAGCAGGGAGTTtgagacttttgaaatttgtggccCAAAACAAACTTTAGATATTAGTGTGGTTGTAATTCACTTcaaaaagttaaattgtttctaaatataaaaaaaaatggcattcTTTTTttgacagactaaaaagaaaaatgtaccGCATAATTTAAATTGTACATAGGGAATAGTAACTTTGAAGAGCTCACTTGGGATTGAGAGAGAACTATGTAAATGATGTTTTCACTTTGTAAATTTTAGGATTATAATTAGATTTATCCTGATCTTATCTCTTaataatctttttattttgaaaatataaattagcTATGATATTTTAACATAATTTTGTAtagtaaaaaaaatcaaaattgatCCTTCAGAAAAATAAAAGCGAGAAGGAACAAAATTATTAGGTTTGTCGTGGCATTGAGACATGATTTACTTATTAGAATTTAGTTGATCTTAACATTATTGGATTGATAGCATagttataatattattatgacgtaaattatcaaaataatatctcacttagattttaaaaaaagattggaaaataaaaatgtcATTTCCTCACATGCatcttttgaaaagaaaaagaaagtttaaattaagaaaagtagcagtttttcatattttgtatatttaattAGAATTAGCATATATTAATATCATTTTAAAgtgtcaatttttaaaattttaaactttatcTTATGTACAAGTAAATTCACCAATTTCTCAACAGAAGAATAAATGTAAAATGTATGGTTTGATAATTTTTTGTTGAAccaaattatatattattatttttatttttttgtaaaaagtAGTTTATAGTtcataaaatatgatttttactAATTGTGCATATGTAAACCACCAGTCCTTctagcacttttttttttggttgagatTTTGCATTGAATCTTAGTTTTTCTGGTGCAATAGCTTTTAGTATATTGTGGTATCAAAGCTTTTCAAGAATTAATATATTAggatctttaaaaataaaaaagaacttTTAAGGTTTATTCAGTGTTCTTAATTAAGTGGAGGAAAGAGGGAGGGATAGTAATTGTGTCTACTAAGTGATCGGCTTCTTAATCTATTTTTAATAACTTTTAACCTTTTTAATAATTTTGTAActtttgaagttttattttgttatttatcttttctaaCTCTTAAACCATTTTAGCTTAGCTAAACATAGGCTTTTTACGGATATCAATATGAtatctttttaagaaaatgacgCAAGAATTTGTGGTGAAGAATTAAAAAGATCCTTTACTTATCGAAATCTTAGCTGAAAAATAATAGATTTCTTTGAATCACTATGAAGAAGAAGCAAAACACAATGGTCGACTACTCTTGTAGTCAGTTTAGAATTATTTTAAAtacttccaactacattagtttacaatatatcaaattatcttttttctAATTAAACTATTATAAAATTTTCTATATTGATCTGAGCAAAGATACAAGACTAATAAGGTCTATAAAGAATTCTCAAAACACACAATcgaaaatattttaattcaaaaattaaaaaagtagAATAACTTTCGGTCTATCAATATAATCCGCTTTTCAATTATAAAATTCAACAATAAGAATATATTAATACAAATAAATCAACAATAGTTACGACTACCGCCACTGGtaaaagccaaaaataaaaagaattaacaAATATAGTGGAAAATAAACCCTCCCATCAATTCTGGTGAATGTAAATGCAAAATATTTCACAGACCAGAGATTTAAAGCATCAAAGCAGCAGCAAAAACAGCTGTATTTATAGGAGGGAATATGggtaaattaaaattttattttagtaaGTCGGTTTAGCTTAAGAAACAATAAGCTGATTTAAAATAAGGAGTGTGGACTAATCATTAGTCGGCAACTCAACgacagaagaagaaaaagaggaacTGTGAGCTGTGAACGAGTCCAACCTGGTTATATTTTTCTTTGCGTGTGAAGAGATAAATTTCTCTAGAcaaaaattgtttgaatgtttCTTTGTActacttcttttttatttgaaatactCTATATCTTTATAAACTCTTCTAAAAAGCTTTTCTGAATAACATTTTCCGAAATTTTTGTGAATACAAGCCATGACAGATGTTTAATTATTGGCAAACATTATGGTTGCCGTTTTGATTAGCACGTTCTAGTCTAGTCTAGCTGGGGTTTaagggaaaactacgtatatatacatgttaaggagaaatatttacgaaacgtaacgatagttttccttatttacaaaacataacgatatattacaaaacatgacggattttcatatatttttcgtttttttatttttttttccagaaaatatatatattttttataaaaaatatatttttttaaaaaaaaatatttttattttttaaaaaaaataatttttatatatatttttttaaattttttttttttttttgctcaatggcttaaaaaattacctcatatttctgtgtatgaaagttgtatgaaatgtgtatgtgtgagcaaaatttttaatataattttcatatacaaaattttgagcgaaaacttaagccttgaatattgtatgaaaattattctgatgttgttgtagttgtattaattttccgaaacctaatatgaaatttatatacaaacaatgtgaatgaaattctaagtcttgaggaagatatacacatttcataccattctcatgcataaaattttaagcataatgtttaagccttgatcaagatatacacatttcatacatttttcatacactaaattttgagcaaactttttaagtcttgagcgagatatacacatttcatacaactttcatacataagtttttgagcaaaaaaaaaaaatattaatttaaaaaaaaaataaaaaaaatttaaaaaaaaatatttttttaaaaaaaataaaaaaaatatttttttaaaaaatgattttttaaaaaattaaaaaataattttaaaaatatttttttttttttttttaaatataaagcatgttttgtataggatttgtaatgttatgttttgtaaatataaaactatcgtcacgtttcgtaaatatttctccttaagatgtatatatatgtcaaagaccctTTTAAAATTCGTTTATGTGTGTGTTGGCCACCTCAAATGCGGGAAACTTCCGGTTAATCAGTAGAAAGCGCTTGTGGTCAGGTGTTGTCAATGGTTCCTCAAAACATAACTACattggaggaaataaatttcttaattagaattatagaTTTCTGAATAAATATATCCAATCGGATAATTAAATAGATTTTTagttttattaaaattaatactCACTCCGTCCAATTTaattgtcttacttttctttttgatccgtcccaaaaagagtgtctttttctatatttagtaagttgacaattcaaacatcaaaTTTTAATACATTATACGTATCTTTAGtttaggaccacaagattcaaaattttctttgttttcttaaaCGGCAAAGGGCCAATATTCCCATGTACTATGAGAAAAcgtttaaatatacccctcgttatactttgattcaaaatataCCCTGTCATTTTACTATTGATTCAAATATACCTGACATTTGATGAGatggatgccacgtggcatgccacctcagcgcccctaacccattttacccatCCCCTCTATTTATTCTTCCACCAATAAAATTTTCTTCCCCTCGACCACCATTACCGCCACCAGTACCACCCCTTCCAATTCCAAGCGGATATGCAGCCTCCAACAGGAGGGAGCATAAGAAAGTGATTTGTACTAAACAAATTTATGAGTAATTTTTTTTGCATAACATGTTTGAAAATAACAAAGCATTATTTTGTTTGCCTTGGGATAGGATGATGAAAAAGGCTGTATGCAATAGGTAATTAACACCCGAAGTCTTTTAACTCCCAAACCTTTTTTACTATTCTTATTGAAACTAAATTAGTTTTGACATTTTGAATAGCAAGACACGAGATATTTCAATAATCTTGGGTTGTTAACGATCATAAagtattaaaatatattttctcttGTATAATTTATAATTCTTATTGAATATGTACTTAATTTTAATAAACTAAGTCCTTAAGTCTCGTCTTCATTAATATTATCCACTCTGTGATTTGAGCTTCTCATCTTTACTTACTTTGTTTCACTATTGTCGAGTAATAGGATGGATCTCTATTTTAActgttttttatattttcttgaaCAACAAAAatgtttagaaattaattgttttCTTATAAGTTATAACAACTTCTCGTGATTAGTACATGATGTTTTAAACAAAGTAGCAAAAATCAATTGAATTATATCTATACTAAAGAAAACATTATCAGGataatttaaaaagttaaattttaattatataaaataaaactactAAAGAATTAGTCCCTTTAACACGGAAACTACATGACCGCCTATTTCTCAATTATCGAATTCCTCGTCGCTTGAAGAACTAAAAAAAGACGTCACTCGCATAATGGGTGTCTTCTGTATGGAggacaaaattttggaaaacattctcTAGTAAAAGATAAGTTGTTTCTCGAAATCGAGGAAAATGACTTTCCGatggaagcaagaaaaacacgtGCCACATGTGTTCTTCCTAAATTCCAACACAGCTCATCTTCACCTCTACTCGTAGCCTACACTCCACCCCCATCTTTCATAATATTTATCTTGattatatactttttaaaacaataaatttacGTAAGGACTAAactcaagaaaataagtaataaaCCCactaaattttctttaaaaaatttcgtggtaccaaacacaccctatatGCTTgcttaatttaataaaaacaaatttcaaGGGAATTGAGAAAGAGGAAATCAGAATCGTAGTGGTCTCCATTAAATAAACAAAGAATCCCGTCATAATATTCAACAATAAGAACATGCATCAATACAAATAAATCAACAGCGGTTACGCATACCGCCaaagtaaaaaagaattaaCAAAATAGGTGaaaaataaaccctaactcaTTAATTCCGGTGAATGAAAATGCAAAATATTTCACAGACCGGGGATCTAAAGCATCAAAGCAGCAGCAAAGACAGCTACAACAGCAGATCCGGCGAGGGCGACTCTGTTGAAGGAAGCAGAGTTAGGAGATTCGGTAGGAGAACCGCCGGAAGGAGAAGATGCCGGAGTGTCAACAGTTGGTGGAGCAGAGACAGGTGTTGATGTAGTAGTAGAAGGAGGAGTCGCCACCGGAGGTGATGCTACCGGGGCAGGAGAAGCTGCTGGAGATGCTCCTGGTGCTTGTGCCAAAGCTGATCCGGCTACAAACGCCAACATTAAAGCAATAATCACCTTTGAGTATGCCATTTTAGTTATTAAGAGAAGGAGATTTTCGAGAAAGAAAAGATGGAACAAGCCCAAACAGAGGAGTAAATGGAAATATGATTTGAATgatgcttttttattttaaaacgaTGAGAAGAAACGACTGTATTTATAGGAGGGAATATGGGGAAATTAGATTTTAATTTAGCACTCCAAAGTCCggtttagcttaaaaaaaaaaaaaaagctgattTACAATAGAGTGTGGACTAATAATGAGTTGGCAACTCAACgacagaagaagaaaaagaagagatgtGAGCTGTGACCGAGTTCACGCTAGTTATATTTTTCTTACCGCGTGAAGAGATAAATTGCTGTagaaaattttgtttgaatgtttctttgtactttttttttaaaaaaatttgaaatgatatttcttaaaaaaaaaatctacagtAAAAAGCTTTtttgattttccaaaaaatttgtGAAAACAAGCTAATGACAGATTTTTAATTATTGGCAAACATTGTGGTTACCGTTATGATTGGCACGTTCTAGCTAGCTGGGATTTTTAAAATTCGTTTATGTGTTGGCCACCTAAAAAGCAGGAGGATCCCGGGGGCCGGGAGTGGAGGGTGGGTGGGGTAGCGAGGCCGTAAAGTATTTATTTGCACCTAGGTTTACAgttaattatattattaatttatcaCGGTAAAAATTAGATAACTTTTTGTAAACCGGTATATTGCGCTTATGGTAAGGGGTTGTCAATTTAATACACCGAACCGAGTATCAAATTAATTActagattttttaaaataaaattgaagggttttatataaatttataattgtatctaataagtaaatagatttttaattttataaaaataagaaaaaatatcgAACCGCATTGAataaacttttatatatatatatatatatatatattattttaaaatgacaaaatattaATCTTTTTGCCCTTGGATGTGAGGTGATGGAAACAATGACATGTCAAAGGTAATTAGTCAAACTTCCCAAACTTATCCTGCTATTTTTATTGAAACTAAACTAATGTCAGCACCTTGAGTAGCACGACAAAATGTATTTTAGTGGTCTCAAATAACAAGCTATAATGTACGTATTAGATATCTTTTCTCTTTTATGGTTtagatttattttattaaatactTAATCTTACTAGACTTAGTTATTGAGTCGTACATCTTGCTTAATATCATCCATTATGTTACATAGGTTTCTTGTCTTTACTTACTTTATTTCACTATTATAGAATAATGGGATACATCACTAATCTGGTggttttctatatttccttGATTTATCAcctttaaataataaaatgttAAGAAAAATCTTTTGTCAAAATCCTATACAAGTATAACTAGAACTATATTCTAATCTACTTGTCAATTTTACATGACGTTTTAAAATAAGTGATGAAAATTATCGATTCATATTTATACTAAAGAGAAATCAAGATGACGGGGACGGTTTtgaaacttttaattttaattatataaaatagaataatctaggaggtaataagatataaattttatgaaataattggTGGAACCAAATCATATGAACTACATGATCTCTCATTTCTCAAGTATGAAATTCCTCGTAGCTCAAAGAGGAAAAAACAGTGATTATACTCATCGTTATATGCTTTGCTTAATTCAAACAGAACAAATTCTAACGGAAATGAGAAAGAGGAAATCAGAATCTTAGTGCTCTCCATAAATAAACAAAGAATCCCGTAATCATATTCaacaaaaagaatatattaGTACAAATAACTCAACAACGGTTACGACACCACCACCAgtaaaagtcaaaagtaaaaaagaattgACAAAAAACTGTGGAAaataagagcccgtttggattggcttataagttggcttataaatttcaaatttttttgagtgtttgggtttttgtttaaatttaaaagtcattttgtgcttaaaataagctcactaaaaaaaataagttggactaccccaacttattttttttttcgacttaTAAGCGACTTTAAAATTTATAGCATGTCAAACGGGCTCTAAACCTTAACTCGTCAACTCCAGTGAATAAAAATGCAAAATATCTCACAAATCAAAGATAAAAAGTGTCATAGCAGCAGCAAAGACAGCTACAGCAGTAAATCCGGTGATGGCGACTCAGTTCAAGGAAGCAGAGGTAGGAGATGAGGTCAGATAACCGCCAAGAGCGACGACGATGGATGGAGGAGAAGCACCATCGGAAGGAGAAGATGCCGGAGTGTCGATAGCTGGGGAGCTGGAGGAGATGTGATAAGTCGTGGATTTAGGGCTTTTTACATCCACTACTTATACTTTTTGAGTAGTCTTTTTAAGTGTTTGTTCGTGTGTTTTCAGATTTTGTGAGTCGAGGACAAAAGAGGGACAAAATGGAACAAAAGGAGCAAAAGATCAAAAAGTTGCGGCAAATATGCTGCATCGCAAGTTGGACTTGCAGCCGCATCTTTTGCCCAGAAAAACGACAGTGAGCTGAACAAAGTACGTCAACTTGCGGTGCGAATGCGGCACCGCAACTTCAGAGATACGGCCGCATTTTCCAAGCCTGAACATCCAGTGAACCAAGCAAAATGCGCTAATATGCGAAGCAAATGCGGTACCGCAAATTCAATTTGCGGTCGCATCTTCAGGAGTACCAGGAAGGAATGTTGAGTGACTTGCGGTCGCAAACTCGTGTTGCGACCGCAAACTTTGGCCGCAAGTCGTTAATTTATTCCGAGATTTGACTTTTTGTCCTTCCTCTATAAATACTTTTACCTAGTGCTCTGTGCACATTATTGAATATTCCCCACTTTTACTTTCTAGTTGTCTTTTAGCATTGAGAGAGCTTTGAATACTATTTATTGTGGAAGCTTCTAAGAAGATTCTTCAtctttttgtcatcttctccatTAACACTattgtaagctttatgaataTTCTCTTTGCTACAAATTTCTATTTAATGAAcatgagtagctaaaccatTTAGTTAAGGCTGTGAGACCAAATGTGCTAGTTATGTGATTGGATTTTGTATTCAACCTCTATTAATGTGTAAAGATGTTTTTCTATGTACTCTTCAACCTTTAATGTCATTTAATGGTgtacaacattatttgtgcctagttacttttcctttgcttgagaaagaaatggaaagttaggaaaagaataaatagcAAGAATTTGAGGCTTataaacctcatctaataacttgagctagagataggaaagttacttgcAATAAAATGGGTGTTCATATTTtccacattctaaggcttgagaaagcttagtaatgatatttatcaatttggttgAGAAAATTTTGATAGACTCGAGTAGCCCATGTTTAATTACATCGACACATATAAAGGAGTTGGATTGATACCCATATAtattactttccattggaacaGCAACCTTAGTCCCTTTACCAATAGTTTACATTTTATAACAAAAACTCGTAGACATTAATGATCAAACTTCAAaccaattattattatattccgCTCTCCCCtgaaatatagactaatagtcgAACGTTACAGTTAGCAAGtaaatttcttcattgtattttctgtgggattcgaccccaacttTGTTgtgttctatatttgacaacaacCGCTTACTCTTAattttaaaggtgtaatttaGGCGCATCAAGATGCCAATGGAGAATCAGATGGAGAAGATGCAGAGGTAGGAGCATTTGCAGAAGCAGGGATGAGTGTTGATGTAGTAGGAGGAGGAGTCGCCGCCACCGGAGGTGATGCTACCGGCCAGAGAACTCTTCGGAGAAGCTGTTGGAGATGCTCCCATTGCCTGTGCCAAAGTAGATCTAGCGGCAAACTAAGggtgtcccaaaaaaattaatggcATAAGGCCAATTTTTAATGTGAGGCCTTAATATATACTTATGCACGTACAAAAAAAGAATTAGTgttgtttttcattttctcatacTTCTTATTTTAATGTAGTATTCTTAAACGATATAGAACTTTTTTACTTcacataataatattattatttataatagtaATGAATAATTTAAGTTAATAAGGTGCTAACCACTTGTTTTCAATACATTACCTTGGATATTGTCATAAAACATTTCTTTATTAATATCAAGATTTGGGTAGTTTAgttcaaatttctaaaattatttatgttaggaagtaagtatgtttttctttatttcttttagatataaattttatacttttcTACAATTTTCAATAT from Lycium ferocissimum isolate CSIRO_LF1 chromosome 2, AGI_CSIRO_Lferr_CH_V1, whole genome shotgun sequence includes:
- the LOC132047981 gene encoding classical arabinogalactan protein 5-like, whose amino-acid sequence is MAYSKVIIALMLAFVAGSALAQAPGASPAASPAPVASPPVATPPSTTTSTPVSAPPTVDTPASSPSGGSPTESPNSASFNRVALAGSAVVAVFAAALML